One genomic window of Lepeophtheirus salmonis chromosome 5, UVic_Lsal_1.4, whole genome shotgun sequence includes the following:
- the LOC121118488 gene encoding uncharacterized protein isoform X11, whose protein sequence is MSMKVKSMTSPPPRPPFLPGTSSAISARLSSFEKPSPPPECSPRRSCSMGSVDSGGKPKEGMVSQIASIFQVAPPKEKPRLFKKPQIPVTRPNKGDGENSSASVERSQSHTTRFNDARAMFEKMGGSTEELDVVRDPHSRFPSRSRSVSPQESMIQQRPVSTSTAHSENNVPIPLRKTSLPHFISSSSDELLHSSVTASEKSSIKELTNKQRNWFSNFEKGKVENGTRESVKKSPIHTTATTPTSHVVSSNSHKHPTLSSSKSEDEEYFLTNPEEDEHHEKPPLSARTSSSSSDSIEDYIRNWKKTSPTATPCKSPPPGERIKQDDLEDAGPEVLNAVNKILEKNQSELNSHQPLSNSKPALSPKPPLEIVKRLSFNGKNYKPNMEGRTSVSSSEDNEDDENHSNGSLVTAMAVTVREDDSEDMNSPKVSDRINREFNFSRQNGTEHARSFAQGMIYDASLDDLKSDKILIGDGPASLLIDESKLFPSLEPIESKNAVEEFNKLTDDPNLDSLSDDPPTVNDDEDTDPVTVVHKSPSVSSISSTTNEVPFIDDELDESNISPINDKELYYSNPLVLDLKQSFNSLPSDKCQTPEPTVDLMENSDLNPKTFSNTNYSNNCVQGTIKKDESSSSSDEYQDELQFDATVSSGHLGFKEDNGDFRSTPIKLGLDESKSNPVVIEEMTPNEADMLLSSNLLEKRLTDDQAREVVRLLSPDKENVTNVNVDSEELIVAKAASEALDKLDNLVYQSECRENIASTTAPKEIEDQDDSIVLIKDPAKEVYFDECTGVHYLDDGHYWFEIDGIDPASAYEGSASFFKSPGRLSFSNEPIRQFSTYSIDEYDRRNDDIDPVAASAEYELEKRVEKMDTFEVELVKGPDGLGLSIIGMGVGADTGLEKLGIFVKTVTPGGAATKNNQIKVNDQIIEVDGKSLVGVTQAYASSVLQNTSGVIRFVIGRDKDPENSEVAQLIRQSLQADLDRAERQRQHMAQLEQYDSSEHTSVTNSSTVEGEHTIQEEEFETRREEDGFATSPEESISSPDNRELMNDPKGQKLNNDIKILKRRLEEAQYRNMAIEAEMAEMRSKITSGSKLNNTSEEQQIQTDKANLTESGIQTSLSLEDQERSKELERKYAHAKRIIHELKEHEQFLALQLQERDQGYHSHLKLLSDRVIQLEKELASTQKYAGIPISLPYNHDGTNLLSPPELLKRKPVLPEDASLDISETEEVNVYNMDNKDIKEEFDSAVPAHELLDIRANKFKAELATKGAMMSQRHRPTPDALRSNVLKRSVSAASASSFQTTDSFELDQESCSESREATPDSDSGYMAATCVAVSNRTYNKPLPPLPKANPPISPSKNPNFLAEMNNAVQRRQEQHKTNTKSQPLPNPAVSSSIAGGGGNMSLADQLKSSLEERRKNAAVANLESGVPDEVIADIKQAVKIADDNEPTDMGIIPPEFRNSPSSNSYQNTTATTNNNSNSSSSGLPHHHHPSSPPRILQEGSSSVAGPEHLNKTSSKNSSNNNNNANSQAWSANPVEEWAKEQVCQWLLALGMESYITLFMDKTITGAALLNFDSNGLKELGIKSKEDREKIKKKIKELKAHNDKDNKKEVKKENFLKKAFKK, encoded by the exons ATGTCGATGAAGGTGAAAAGCATGACCTCTCCTCCTCCGAGACCTCCGTTTCTACCGGGAACGTCCTCAGCGATATCTGCTCGCCTTTCTAGTTTTGAGAAGCCCTCTCCTCCTCCCGAG TGCTCACCTCGGCGTTCTTGTTCCATGGGGAGTGTGGACAGCGGAGGGAAGCCCAAGGAAGGGATGGTCTCTCAAATTGCATCCATATTTCAAGTAGCGCCTCCAAAGGAAAAGCCGCGTCTCTTTAAAAAGCCACAAATCCCTGTGACTCGTCCTAACAAAGGAGACGGAGAGAATTCTTCGGCGTCTGTTGAGCGATCTCAAAGCCATACAACACGATTTAATGATGCACGAGccatgtttgaaaaaatggggGGATCTACGGAGGAACTAGATGTTGTGAGAGATCCTCATTCACGTTTTCCCTCGCGATCACGCTCTGTAAGTCCACAAGAATCTATGATCCAACAGCGTCCAGTCTCCACATCTACGGCTCATTCGGAGAATAATGTCCCAATCCCCCTGAGGAAAACATCCCTTCCTCACTTCATCTCCTCTTCGTCAGATGAACTTCTTCATTCTTCGGTTACTGCATCAGAAAAATCTTCTATAAAAGAACTTACTAATAAACAGCGCAACTGGTTCAgcaattttgaaaaaggaaaagtcGAAAACGGGACACGAGAATCTGTTAAAAAAAGTCCTATCCATACTACTGCTACTACTCCCACTTCTCATGTCGTCTCATCAAATTCACATAAACACCCAACTCTTTCCTCTTCCAAGAGTGAGGATGAAGAATATTTCCTTACTAATCCAGAAGAAGATGAACATCATGAAAAACCTCCTTTAAGTGCACGaacctcctcctcctcttctgACTCAATTGAGGATTATATCCGAAATTGGAAGAAGACGAGTCCCACAGCTACACCATGTAAATCCCCACCTCCTGGTGAAAG GATAAAGCAAGATGATTTGGAGGATGCCGGGCCTGAAGTTCTAAATGCTGTCAACAAAA ttctggaaaaaaatcaatctgaaCTCAATTCACATCAGCCTTTGTCGAATTCTAAGCCTGCACTCTCTCCCAAACCACCTCTAGAAATAGTAAAACGTCTTTCATTTAATGGGAAAAACTATAAACCAAATATGGAAGGTAGGACTTCTGTTTCTTCCTCAGAGGATAATGAAGATGATGAGAATCATTCAAATGGCTCTTTAGTTACAGCTATGGCTGTTACAGTCAGAGAAGATGACTCAGAAGACATGAATAGTCCTAAAGTATCTGACAGAATCAATAGGGAATTCAATTTTAGCCGACAAAATGGTACAGAACATGCAAGAAGTTTTGCTCAAGGAATGATCTATGACGCTTCATTGGATGACTTAAAatcagataaaattttaattggtGATGGACCAGCCTCCCTTTTAATTGATGAATCGAAACTTTTTCCTAGTTTAGAGCCCATTGAAAGTAAAAATGCCGTAGAGgaattcaataaattaacagACGATCCTAATTTAGATTCATTGTCAGACGATCCACCAACTGTGAATGACGATGAAGATACTGATCCTGTTACTGTGGTTCATAAATCTCCTTCCGTGTCTTCTATATCCTCTACCACAAATGAAGTGCCTTTTATTGATGATGAGTTGgatgaatcaaatatttctcCAATAAATGATAAAGAATTGTATTATTCCAATCCTCTCGTGCTTGATCTCAAACAATCTTTCAATTCTTTACCATCAGATAAGTGCCAAACCCCTGAGCCCACAGTGGATTTAATGGAAAATTCTGATTTAAATCCTAAAACTTTTTCTAATACTAATTATTCTAACAATTGTGTTCAAGGAACAATCAAAAAAGATGAATCCTCTTCATCTTCGGATGAGTATCAAGATGAACTTCAGTTTGATGCTACTGTTTCTAGTGGTCATTTGGGTTTTAAAGAAGATAATGGAGATTTTCGGAGTACTCCAATAAAATTAGGACTTGATGAATCCAAATCAAATCCTGTAGTGATAGAGGAAATGACACCTAATGAAGCTGACATGCTGCTCTCTTctaatcttttggaaaaaagactTACAGATGATCAAGCAAGGGAAGTGGTACGTCTTCTGAGTCCTGATAAAGAGAATGTAACTAATGTTAATGTTGATTCTGAGGAATTAATTGTCGCTAAAGCAGCTTCTGAGGCTTTGGATAAACTAGACAATTTAGTTTATCAGTCTGAGTGCCGAGAAAATATTGCTAGTACTACAGCTCCTAAGGAAATCGAAGACCAGGATGATAGCATAGTATTGATAAAGGATCCTGCAAAGGaagtttattttgatgaatGCACTGGAGTTCACTATTTAGATGACGGGCATTATTGGTTCGAAATAGATGGAATAGATCCTGCTTCTGCTTATGAGGGATCAGCCTCTTTCTTTAAATCGCCTGGACGTCTAAGTTTTTCAAATGAGCCTATTCGGCAGTTTTCTACCTATTCTATTGATGAATATGACCGTCGAAATGACGATATAGATCCTGTTGCGGCATCGGCTGAATACGAGTTGGAGAAAAGAGTAGAAAAAATGGATACTTTTGAAGTGGAATTAGTGAAAGGTCCAGATGGACTAGGTCTGAGCATAATCGGAATGGGTGTTGGTGCAGATACAGGCTTAGAAAAGTTGGGCATCTTCGTAAAAACCGTAACTCCGGGTGGTGCTgccacaaaaaataatcaaatcaaagTCAACGACCAAATCATCGAAGTCGATGGGAAATCTCTCGTTGGAGTCACACAAGCTTATGCCTCGTCTGTGTTACAAAATACTTCTGGCGTTATCAGATTTGTTATTGGAAGGGACAAAGATCCTGAAAATAGTGAAGTTGCTCAGCTTATCAGGCAATCCCTAcag gcGGACTTGGATAGAGCAGAGCGCCAAAGACAGCATATGGCTCAATTGGAGCAGTATGATTCGAGTGAGCACACCTCTGTTACAAATTCAAGCACTGTTGAAGGGGAGCATACCATTCAAGAGGAAGAGTTTGAGACTCGTAGAGAAGAAGATGGCTTTGCTACTTCTCCAGAAGAATCAATTTCTTCTCCAGATAATCGTGAGCTGATGAACGATCCTAAAGGTCAAAAGCTTAacaatgatattaaaattttaaaacgtAGATTGGAAGAG GCTCAGTATCGAAATATGGCGATAGAAGCTGAGATGGCAGAAATGAGGTCCAAA ATTACTTCGGGTTCAAAGTTAAATAATACGTCTGAAGAACAGCAAATTCAAACAGACAAAGCTAATCTCACTGAATCTGGTATACAAACGTCGTTAAGCTTGGAAGATCAG gaAAGGTCCAAAGAACTTGAACGAAAATACGCTCATGCTAAGCGGATCATACATGAATTAAAGGAACACGAACAATTTTTAGCTCTTCAGCTTCAGGAACGAGACCAGGGATACcattcacatttaaaattactGAGTGATCGGGTGATTCAACTAGAAAAAGAACTTGCTTCCACTCAGAAATATGCTGGTATTCCTATTTCCCTGCCATATAATCATGATGGAACGAATTTGTTATCGCCTCCagaacttttaaaaagaaaacca GTATTACCTGAAGACGCTTCCTTAGACATTTCTGAAACTGAAGAAGTTAACGTTTACAATATGGACAACAAGGATATTAAAGAAGAATTTGACAGTGCTGTTCCTGCTCATGAATTATTGGACATAAGAGCCAATAAATTTAAAGCTGAATTAGCCACTAAAGGTGCCATGATGTCGCAAAGACACCGACCAACCCCTGATGCTCTTCGATCTAATGTTCTCAAAAGAAGTGTCAGCGCAGCTAGTGCTTCCAGTTTCCAGACG ACTGATAGTTTTGAGCTAGATCAGGAGAGCTGCAGTGAATCTCGTGAAGCAACGCCTGATAGTGATTCTGGTTATATGGCTGCGACATGTGTAGCAGTCTCGAATCGAACGTATAATAAACCTCTTCCTCCACTACCAAAGGCAAACCCTCCTATATCTCCTagtaaaaatccaaatttcctGGCTGAAATGAATAATGCTGTCCAACGACGACAAGAACAGCATAAGACGAACACTAAATCGCAACCATTACCCAATCCTGCTGTCTCTTCTTCCATTGCTGGAGGAGGAGGAAACATGAGTTTAGCAGATCAACTCAAGTCTTCCCTagaagagagaaggaaaaacgCGGCTGTTGCCAACTTGGAGTCTGGTGTTCCAGATGAAGTCATTGCTGACATCAAGCAGGCTGTCAAAATTGCCGACGATAATG AACCCACTGATATGGGCATTATTCCTCCAGAATTCCGGAACTCTCCATCGTCTAACAGCTATCAAAATACCACCGCCACCACCAACAATAACAGCAACAGTAGTAGCAGTGGTCTTCCTCATCACCATCATCCAAGTTCTCCTCCAAGAATTCTTCAAGAGGGATCCTCATCCGTCGCAGGACCTGAACACCTTAACAAAACTTCATCAAAGAATAGTAGCAACAATAACAACAATGCGAATAGTCAGGCCTGGTCTGCTAACCCTGTTGAAGAGTGGGCCAAGGAACAA GTCTGTCAGTGGCTTTTAGCTTTGGGAATGGAGAGCTACATCACCCTTTTCATGGACAAGACCATTACAGGGGCAGctcttttgaattttgattcaAATGGTCTGAAGGAACTCGGTATTAAAAGTAAAGAGGATCGAgagaaaatcaaaaagaaaataaaggaattaaaagcGCATAATGAcaaggataataaaaaagaagtcaaaaaagaaaactttcttAAAAAAGCTTTCAAGAAATGA
- the LOC121118488 gene encoding uncharacterized protein isoform X5, with product MSMKVKSMTSPPPRPPFLPGTSSAISARLSSFEKPSPPPECSPRRSCSMGSVDSGGKPKEGMVSQIASIFQVAPPKEKPRLFKKPQIPVTRPNKGDGENSSASVERSQSHTTRFNDARAMFEKMGGSTEELDVVRDPHSRFPSRSRSVSPQESMIQQRPVSTSTAHSENNVPIPLRKTSLPHFISSSSDELLHSSVTASEKSSIKELTNKQRNWFSNFEKGKVENGTRESVKKSPIHTTATTPTSHVVSSNSHKHPTLSSSKSEDEEYFLTNPEEDEHHEKPPLSARTSSSSSDSIEDYIRNWKKTSPTATPCKSPPPGERIKQDDLEDAGPEVLNAVNKILEKNQSELNSHQPLSNSKPALSPKPPLEIVKRLSFNGKNYKPNMEGRTSVSSSEDNEDDENHSNGSLVTAMAVTVREDDSEDMNSPKVSDRINREFNFSRQNGTEHARSFAQGMIYDASLDDLKSDKILIGDGPASLLIDESKLFPSLEPIESKNAVEEFNKLTDDPNLDSLSDDPPTVNDDEDTDPVTVVHKSPSVSSISSTTNEVPFIDDELDESNISPINDKELYYSNPLVLDLKQSFNSLPSDKCQTPEPTVDLMENSDLNPKTFSNTNYSNNCVQGTIKKDESSSSSDEYQDELQFDATVSSGHLGFKEDNGDFRSTPIKLGLDESKSNPVVIEEMTPNEADMLLSSNLLEKRLTDDQAREVVRLLSPDKENVTNVNVDSEELIVAKAASEALDKLDNLVYQSECRENIASTTAPKEIEDQDDSIVLIKDPAKEVYFDECTGVHYLDDGHYWFEIDGIDPASAYEGSASFFKSPGRLSFSNEPIRQFSTYSIDEYDRRNDDIDPVAASAEYELEKRVEKMDTFEVELVKGPDGLGLSIIGMGVGADTGLEKLGIFVKTVTPGGAATKNNQIKVNDQIIEVDGKSLVGVTQAYASSVLQNTSGVIRFVIGRDKDPENSEVAQLIRQSLQADLDRAERQRQHMAQLEQYDSSEHTSVTNSSTVEGEHTIQEEEFETRREEDGFATSPEESISSPDNRELMNDPKGQKLNNDIKILKRRLEEAQYRNMAIEAEMAEMRSKITSGSKLNNTSEEQQIQTDKANLTESGIQTSLSLEDQERSKELERKYAHAKRIIHELKEHEQFLALQLQERDQGYHSHLKLLSDRVIQLEKELASTQKYAGIPISLPYNHDGTNLLSPPELLKRKPVLPEDASLDISETEEVNVYNMDNKDIKEEFDSAVPAHELLDIRANKFKAELATKGAMMSQRHRPTPDALRSNVLKRSVSAASASSFQTTDSFELDQESCSESREATPDSDSGYMAATCVAVSNRTYNKPLPPLPKANPPISPSKNPNFLAEMNNAVQRRQEQHKTNTKSQPLPNPAVSSSIAGGGGNMSLADQLKSSLEERRKNAAVANLESGVPDEVIADIKQAVKIADDNVRKTNSSSSHLPTTQSVIIPTVETTTHSYYHHHQQHHHNANNSNSNNIGQHSHPSPSSSTYGLDHRQNNNGGIVLIGQNAFDNITAGSPSTAPNTHSRHNIEPTDMGIIPPEFRNSPSSNSYQNTTATTNNNSNSSSSGLPHHHHPSSPPRILQEGSSSVAGPEHLNKTSSKNSSNNNNNANSQAWSANPVEEWAKEQVCQWLLALGMESYITLFMDKTITGAALLNFDSNGLKELGIKSKEDREKIKKKIKELKAHNDKDNKKEVKKENFLKKAFKK from the exons ATGTCGATGAAGGTGAAAAGCATGACCTCTCCTCCTCCGAGACCTCCGTTTCTACCGGGAACGTCCTCAGCGATATCTGCTCGCCTTTCTAGTTTTGAGAAGCCCTCTCCTCCTCCCGAG TGCTCACCTCGGCGTTCTTGTTCCATGGGGAGTGTGGACAGCGGAGGGAAGCCCAAGGAAGGGATGGTCTCTCAAATTGCATCCATATTTCAAGTAGCGCCTCCAAAGGAAAAGCCGCGTCTCTTTAAAAAGCCACAAATCCCTGTGACTCGTCCTAACAAAGGAGACGGAGAGAATTCTTCGGCGTCTGTTGAGCGATCTCAAAGCCATACAACACGATTTAATGATGCACGAGccatgtttgaaaaaatggggGGATCTACGGAGGAACTAGATGTTGTGAGAGATCCTCATTCACGTTTTCCCTCGCGATCACGCTCTGTAAGTCCACAAGAATCTATGATCCAACAGCGTCCAGTCTCCACATCTACGGCTCATTCGGAGAATAATGTCCCAATCCCCCTGAGGAAAACATCCCTTCCTCACTTCATCTCCTCTTCGTCAGATGAACTTCTTCATTCTTCGGTTACTGCATCAGAAAAATCTTCTATAAAAGAACTTACTAATAAACAGCGCAACTGGTTCAgcaattttgaaaaaggaaaagtcGAAAACGGGACACGAGAATCTGTTAAAAAAAGTCCTATCCATACTACTGCTACTACTCCCACTTCTCATGTCGTCTCATCAAATTCACATAAACACCCAACTCTTTCCTCTTCCAAGAGTGAGGATGAAGAATATTTCCTTACTAATCCAGAAGAAGATGAACATCATGAAAAACCTCCTTTAAGTGCACGaacctcctcctcctcttctgACTCAATTGAGGATTATATCCGAAATTGGAAGAAGACGAGTCCCACAGCTACACCATGTAAATCCCCACCTCCTGGTGAAAG GATAAAGCAAGATGATTTGGAGGATGCCGGGCCTGAAGTTCTAAATGCTGTCAACAAAA ttctggaaaaaaatcaatctgaaCTCAATTCACATCAGCCTTTGTCGAATTCTAAGCCTGCACTCTCTCCCAAACCACCTCTAGAAATAGTAAAACGTCTTTCATTTAATGGGAAAAACTATAAACCAAATATGGAAGGTAGGACTTCTGTTTCTTCCTCAGAGGATAATGAAGATGATGAGAATCATTCAAATGGCTCTTTAGTTACAGCTATGGCTGTTACAGTCAGAGAAGATGACTCAGAAGACATGAATAGTCCTAAAGTATCTGACAGAATCAATAGGGAATTCAATTTTAGCCGACAAAATGGTACAGAACATGCAAGAAGTTTTGCTCAAGGAATGATCTATGACGCTTCATTGGATGACTTAAAatcagataaaattttaattggtGATGGACCAGCCTCCCTTTTAATTGATGAATCGAAACTTTTTCCTAGTTTAGAGCCCATTGAAAGTAAAAATGCCGTAGAGgaattcaataaattaacagACGATCCTAATTTAGATTCATTGTCAGACGATCCACCAACTGTGAATGACGATGAAGATACTGATCCTGTTACTGTGGTTCATAAATCTCCTTCCGTGTCTTCTATATCCTCTACCACAAATGAAGTGCCTTTTATTGATGATGAGTTGgatgaatcaaatatttctcCAATAAATGATAAAGAATTGTATTATTCCAATCCTCTCGTGCTTGATCTCAAACAATCTTTCAATTCTTTACCATCAGATAAGTGCCAAACCCCTGAGCCCACAGTGGATTTAATGGAAAATTCTGATTTAAATCCTAAAACTTTTTCTAATACTAATTATTCTAACAATTGTGTTCAAGGAACAATCAAAAAAGATGAATCCTCTTCATCTTCGGATGAGTATCAAGATGAACTTCAGTTTGATGCTACTGTTTCTAGTGGTCATTTGGGTTTTAAAGAAGATAATGGAGATTTTCGGAGTACTCCAATAAAATTAGGACTTGATGAATCCAAATCAAATCCTGTAGTGATAGAGGAAATGACACCTAATGAAGCTGACATGCTGCTCTCTTctaatcttttggaaaaaagactTACAGATGATCAAGCAAGGGAAGTGGTACGTCTTCTGAGTCCTGATAAAGAGAATGTAACTAATGTTAATGTTGATTCTGAGGAATTAATTGTCGCTAAAGCAGCTTCTGAGGCTTTGGATAAACTAGACAATTTAGTTTATCAGTCTGAGTGCCGAGAAAATATTGCTAGTACTACAGCTCCTAAGGAAATCGAAGACCAGGATGATAGCATAGTATTGATAAAGGATCCTGCAAAGGaagtttattttgatgaatGCACTGGAGTTCACTATTTAGATGACGGGCATTATTGGTTCGAAATAGATGGAATAGATCCTGCTTCTGCTTATGAGGGATCAGCCTCTTTCTTTAAATCGCCTGGACGTCTAAGTTTTTCAAATGAGCCTATTCGGCAGTTTTCTACCTATTCTATTGATGAATATGACCGTCGAAATGACGATATAGATCCTGTTGCGGCATCGGCTGAATACGAGTTGGAGAAAAGAGTAGAAAAAATGGATACTTTTGAAGTGGAATTAGTGAAAGGTCCAGATGGACTAGGTCTGAGCATAATCGGAATGGGTGTTGGTGCAGATACAGGCTTAGAAAAGTTGGGCATCTTCGTAAAAACCGTAACTCCGGGTGGTGCTgccacaaaaaataatcaaatcaaagTCAACGACCAAATCATCGAAGTCGATGGGAAATCTCTCGTTGGAGTCACACAAGCTTATGCCTCGTCTGTGTTACAAAATACTTCTGGCGTTATCAGATTTGTTATTGGAAGGGACAAAGATCCTGAAAATAGTGAAGTTGCTCAGCTTATCAGGCAATCCCTAcag gcGGACTTGGATAGAGCAGAGCGCCAAAGACAGCATATGGCTCAATTGGAGCAGTATGATTCGAGTGAGCACACCTCTGTTACAAATTCAAGCACTGTTGAAGGGGAGCATACCATTCAAGAGGAAGAGTTTGAGACTCGTAGAGAAGAAGATGGCTTTGCTACTTCTCCAGAAGAATCAATTTCTTCTCCAGATAATCGTGAGCTGATGAACGATCCTAAAGGTCAAAAGCTTAacaatgatattaaaattttaaaacgtAGATTGGAAGAG GCTCAGTATCGAAATATGGCGATAGAAGCTGAGATGGCAGAAATGAGGTCCAAA ATTACTTCGGGTTCAAAGTTAAATAATACGTCTGAAGAACAGCAAATTCAAACAGACAAAGCTAATCTCACTGAATCTGGTATACAAACGTCGTTAAGCTTGGAAGATCAG gaAAGGTCCAAAGAACTTGAACGAAAATACGCTCATGCTAAGCGGATCATACATGAATTAAAGGAACACGAACAATTTTTAGCTCTTCAGCTTCAGGAACGAGACCAGGGATACcattcacatttaaaattactGAGTGATCGGGTGATTCAACTAGAAAAAGAACTTGCTTCCACTCAGAAATATGCTGGTATTCCTATTTCCCTGCCATATAATCATGATGGAACGAATTTGTTATCGCCTCCagaacttttaaaaagaaaacca GTATTACCTGAAGACGCTTCCTTAGACATTTCTGAAACTGAAGAAGTTAACGTTTACAATATGGACAACAAGGATATTAAAGAAGAATTTGACAGTGCTGTTCCTGCTCATGAATTATTGGACATAAGAGCCAATAAATTTAAAGCTGAATTAGCCACTAAAGGTGCCATGATGTCGCAAAGACACCGACCAACCCCTGATGCTCTTCGATCTAATGTTCTCAAAAGAAGTGTCAGCGCAGCTAGTGCTTCCAGTTTCCAGACG ACTGATAGTTTTGAGCTAGATCAGGAGAGCTGCAGTGAATCTCGTGAAGCAACGCCTGATAGTGATTCTGGTTATATGGCTGCGACATGTGTAGCAGTCTCGAATCGAACGTATAATAAACCTCTTCCTCCACTACCAAAGGCAAACCCTCCTATATCTCCTagtaaaaatccaaatttcctGGCTGAAATGAATAATGCTGTCCAACGACGACAAGAACAGCATAAGACGAACACTAAATCGCAACCATTACCCAATCCTGCTGTCTCTTCTTCCATTGCTGGAGGAGGAGGAAACATGAGTTTAGCAGATCAACTCAAGTCTTCCCTagaagagagaaggaaaaacgCGGCTGTTGCCAACTTGGAGTCTGGTGTTCCAGATGAAGTCATTGCTGACATCAAGCAGGCTGTCAAAATTGCCGACGATAATG TACGGAAGACGAATTCATCATCATCGCACCTACCTACTACTCAATCTGTGATCATTCCTACTGTAGAGACCACCACTCATTCTTACTACCATCATCATCAACAACACCATCACAATGCTAATAAcagtaatagtaataatattggTCAGCATAGTCATCCATCCCCTTCTTCTTCCACTTATGGACTTGATCATcgacaaaataataatggtgGAATTGTACTCATAGGTCAAAATGCTTTTGATAATATTACAGCGGGCTCACCTTCTACAGCTCCTAATACTCATTCCAGGCATAATATCG AACCCACTGATATGGGCATTATTCCTCCAGAATTCCGGAACTCTCCATCGTCTAACAGCTATCAAAATACCACCGCCACCACCAACAATAACAGCAACAGTAGTAGCAGTGGTCTTCCTCATCACCATCATCCAAGTTCTCCTCCAAGAATTCTTCAAGAGGGATCCTCATCCGTCGCAGGACCTGAACACCTTAACAAAACTTCATCAAAGAATAGTAGCAACAATAACAACAATGCGAATAGTCAGGCCTGGTCTGCTAACCCTGTTGAAGAGTGGGCCAAGGAACAA GTCTGTCAGTGGCTTTTAGCTTTGGGAATGGAGAGCTACATCACCCTTTTCATGGACAAGACCATTACAGGGGCAGctcttttgaattttgattcaAATGGTCTGAAGGAACTCGGTATTAAAAGTAAAGAGGATCGAgagaaaatcaaaaagaaaataaaggaattaaaagcGCATAATGAcaaggataataaaaaagaagtcaaaaaagaaaactttcttAAAAAAGCTTTCAAGAAATGA